GAAGATGTATCCATGGGTTCTGGGAAACAGTGATTTGAGACACATGTGATAGACTACCAGATGAAGTCAATAGTTTTCAGTAAAAACCCAAAGGTCAAGTTTGGAGTGTTGGTCTGAGATGCATTTTGACAGCATCTgtgttgaaataatataaaacaccaTTCTGAAATTATACATTATCACTTTGAATCTAAAGATGTTATTTATAAcgtttttcatttctttttttcaggtgCAAGTGAGGAGCCAACTCCAGGTAAATAGTAGGAGCAGTATGGCATGACTCTCCAGTCACACATCATTTTGATAATGTTGCATTTATATCTTCCTTACAAATGTTTTGCATGTTTCAGCCGAACCCCATCCTCGCAGGTATAAATGTGGACTTTCAGCTCCCTGTCCCCCGAAACATTTGGCTTTCCGCCTGGTGTCCGGTGCTGCCAACGTCATCGGTCCCAAAATCTGCCTGGAGGACAAGATGTAAGATTGAACgctttcctctttccctccattaGTCTGTGTTTGTCCTCCCCCTGCTGtctcctttgtttgtttgtttgtttgtttgtttgtttgtttgtttgtttggttttgttttcattctctgttccttttttcctctgtgctgtCATAACCAGGCTTCCAAATCTGTCTGGGGAGCTGAATGCAAGTATtctttcagtctgtctgtccgtcACCTCTTTGGTTTTGTCTGTAGTCTTTTAATATCGCTTGTCTCTTCTTAAGTGCCAGGTAGCTAGTTGACATGTGTAGATTCATGTGTACGGGTAACACAGGAGTTCTCCTAACGTGCTTTGGGTTATTGCTTCAACATCTCGTGTTTATGTCACCCAGGTTAGTGAGCAGTGTGAAGAACAACGTTGGCAGAGGACTGAACATAGCTTTGGTGAATGGTAAGAGGGACAGCCTAGACTCTGTGCTCTAAATATTTAAAGATCTTGTTAATTTTGTTTGTTGACGATGATTCTTTGTTTCAGGGGTAACAGGAGAGCTCTTGGACACAAAGAGCTTTGATATGTGGGCAGGAGGTAATACAATCCATGCACAGTATACGTGTGTCACATATTTCATTTGGTACATATGTCTCAACTGTAACTACCCTTAAGTCAAGGTTCACAGCTGCTTTGATGTTCATTCTCAGATGTTTCTGACCTGTTGAAGTTTCTCCGACCGCTCCACGAGGGAACACTCGTGTTCGTGGCTTCTTTTGATGATGCTGCCACAAAGTAAGAATCCTTTTTCTCTTACGCCTGGGACACCCTGTCGGCTTTGCATGTGGGTGACAACTACCTCGCTGAACTGCTGTGTTCATACCACCTGCATGTTGACTGGGGCTCTGCTATTGTCAGCTGCAGACATTGACTTTGCTTTTGATATTTGCCGTCAGTACTAATAATCATCCATTGTTGATAAGCCGTCCGAAGAGAGGGCAATTGTAACCAGACACCagtcacttgtttttttgtttacccaCGTTGAGAGGAAGATATGTTGACATGTAGTTATGTCAACATTAGCTTAATGCTCTGACTTTATAGTAAACATGTGACCTCCACTTAGCTTCTTGAATACGATGCAATGGCTAAAttggtaaaaacaacaatatttctgtggttttgtttaaTATGTCTGGGACATATTTGGATACAGCTTATAAACTGAAATCAGAGAATGGTTTTATGTAATGTTGCTGGTGTGACATCAATATGACGTTCAACAgtttttcctgtctgtgttAGATATCCCACATGAAAGATGCCAATTCTCAGGATGACACAGCGCTGCACAGAGGCGTAAACCGCATGTGTCACGCAGGCAGTTTTGCGGCCCTGACCTGATAATATGGGTCACACACACGTTGCACTGGCATTATGCCCCAAGTGCTGGAAACGCCTCAAATAAAATTCCACCGACAAATTGTTAGACGTAGATATTTCAAGCAATTAAATCTCTCCTAAAATGATTATGTAGCTTCGCTAGAAAGAAAGAGCTTTTTAATAGCAGAGCAGTAGCAGAGCTTGTGTCCGGCCAGATTAATAAACCAACAGCTGCTGCCTGTCAATTAATCCTTGTTGCAGTCAGGAATGATAATGTGACAGTGAGGGTGACAGCGTGCTGTTGTGCTGTCATAATgctttaatgttaatgtaatttgttttaatgtaatttaaatgaCATCTGGTGGCTGAGTCGTTAGTTACCCAACACTAATATAACTTTCGTTGTAACAAAATGAGCATaaggctaaccctaacccgacGTATTATAAAGACTACATTAATTTCAACATAAACTGTAACAGAGGTGAAGCACTTATGTTTGACCTTTGAGCCTAAAATAATCACCTTGCCCTGGCAGGATGAACGACGAGACGAGACGACTCTTTGAGGAGCTCGGGAGCACGGCTGTGAAGGAGCTCGCCTTCAGAGACAGCTGGGTGTTTGTAGGTGCTAAGGGCATCGAGAACAAGAGTCCTTTTGAGCAGGTATGTTGCAATTACTACCAGAAAAGGTTCTCACCAGCCGATATTATCAATACAATTACAATGGTGTCATGATACATAATTAATGAAATGCAGTAGAATAATTAAATGATGTGTCAGAAGAGAAAGTCTCGTaatttttgtagttttgtttAATACTGTGGATAATAGTACTACATTTGACAACACATGATAAAGGGTTACACTTCCAGTATCAGAGACAATGTTGTTAGTAGTAGTGTAGTGATGTTCACCATTTAAAGTTATAGGAAATTGTGAGTATAGAGTATACACTGGAAAACAGTGTTGCTGATTTGTCCCTTTTTATTTATCCACAATGAATATTATTCATTGTCTAAACTCTGTCAGGTTTAGCATAGTCGAAAGGCATTTGATTATTACTGtgcacattattattattatgagcaTCTATCCTGTTAGAACCTGGTTTTGTTTAAATTGCTTCGgtttgtcttgtgtttgtttccataaGCGCATGAAGAACAGTAAGAGCAACAACAAGTACGAAGGTTGGCCTGAGTCTCTGGAGATGGACGGCTGCATTCCTCTTCGACCACCGCTGGAAGGATAACTCTGCCACGTCTTCCCTCACCTTCACTTCACTAGCACCTGCAGTAGCAGCAGTGGATCCAGATGACTGTTAGAAAGCTAAGGAGCCGCTGAACGACTGAAAAACCCCGAGATTTTGTGCCACGTAACCTTTTTTGAATTTTTCTTCTAATGGCAGAAACGAACGCTGACTGAAAAGTTTGCCTCCGGACttgatatatttataataactGGAACCTGTTGTGGAAGATTTGTGCATTAGAAGGTTTGTGAGCCACTTTCGAGTTGGTAAAGAAACTTGAGAGGCCGTATGTTTCATGACCAAAAAGTAACAGTGACTAGTGAATGAATACAGCTGGAGTAGGTCTTCCAAAGTCATTATAGAAAAATGGACACATCTCCTCTCTTCAAGTCTGCCTGCGGGGTGTCAACATTGTGAGCTTGAGTGACAGGATCATGAGCTGTTGTAACCGTTGGCGGCAAAAGACGCCGAACCAGTTTCACACCAAGGCAAATGGAAAGCTAATCCACATCAGCACCAGACAAACATCTGAGGTCCACTAGTAGTTTTTAAAAGTTCTACTACGGTCCATGTCTGTgtgaagattttatatttaaatctgttGAAATATGGTTTCGTCCCGTGGTATATACAAGGCTATGATATTGTTATGCATAGTGTTAGATGTCATTGTTTCCTAAGAACCTGGTTCGTAGGACTTATTGCTTGCCACGTTTACAGGTTCGTTAAACAGCAATTATTCATTTA
The sequence above is drawn from the Hippoglossus hippoglossus isolate fHipHip1 chromosome 7, fHipHip1.pri, whole genome shotgun sequence genome and encodes:
- the fam3a gene encoding protein FAM3A: MRLTGPLRVVAVLLLVGLTWLLASTFFGEDSSSTVRHFFSGASEEPTPAEPHPRRYKCGLSAPCPPKHLAFRLVSGAANVIGPKICLEDKMLVSSVKNNVGRGLNIALVNGVTGELLDTKSFDMWAGDVSDLLKFLRPLHEGTLVFVASFDDAATKMNDETRRLFEELGSTAVKELAFRDSWVFVGAKGIENKSPFEQRMKNSKSNNKYEGWPESLEMDGCIPLRPPLEG